In the genome of Crassostrea angulata isolate pt1a10 chromosome 6, ASM2561291v2, whole genome shotgun sequence, the window taatGTTTGTAGGTCAATGTCATATCGGACAAGGTCAAcatcaaagcaaaattctctgaaaggCTTTTCATCCTATTGTCTATTAtttaagcggggccctttgagatggtccctatcTTAATGTTGTCTAGCTTTCACATACCACTGATATTTGAAGTATTAAACTTATTTGGAAGAAAAGGTCTTTGTTTACTCTTAAGTACTACAGGGTTTGATAAAAGAAAAGCAGTTTCCTGATGCAAAATTCCAAAACTGTTTAACTACAGAGCCAAATATAACCTTCCATTTTGCAAACATTCATCTCCTGGCCAAAATTCAAACAAGGGTATTTATTTAGATCTGTTTGTCTTGCAGAAACAATATGAAAACAGCAATAAGAAGCGGTCGCGGATGGGATGGGCAGTAGTGGACACACTAATCTGGCAGGGGCTGGCATCTGTGGCTATCCCAGGCTTCACCATCAACAGAATCTGTACCTTCACAGGGGTACTACTCAAGAGGGGCGTGTCATGGCCCGGGCCAGCCAGGAAGTGGGTCACCACGGCGGTGGGGCTTCTCTCCATCCCCATCATCATCAAGCCCATTGATAAGTCTGTGGACTATCTGATGGAGAACACGTTGAGAAGGTGGTACCATGTTGGACCTGTGTTAAAGGACCTGGTTCACCACAAAAGAAATGATTGACCAGAGTTGGATTTAGAAATTTTAGATTGATGTCCCTTTCTCCCTTCCTCATGCCCACAACATACACTGTAGAGGTACCAATGTACcagtaaataattgatttatttttttttttaaataagtaattATTGATATGGTTAAGCTATAAGTTACATTTCCTTGTTTattcttgaaaatacatttgAGTACACCAAAAATGAGAAACCTAGATGTATCTTCAGTAATCTAGCTCATAGAGCTTCCTGTCAGAGCCACTGTTGTGTTTTTATACATTCTTTTAAATTGCACCATTATGGTTTGTTTATGGAGGGTTGGTTGAAGACATTGGTCTGAATATGCTGGACAAATGAGTAAGTGTTCTTTCAAGCATCACAGTATGATAGTATTATTGTACctttgttatatatttacaagTACTTATACTCATCTGTTGATATATcagattttgata includes:
- the LOC128187827 gene encoding mitochondrial fission process protein 1-like gives rise to the protein MENDIEKGDVDIFRDTPVRYLGYTNEVGEAFRAQVPVRLVHLSYVVASGYVVADAVHKGWEASQKQYENSNKKRSRMGWAVVDTLIWQGLASVAIPGFTINRICTFTGVLLKRGVSWPGPARKWVTTAVGLLSIPIIIKPIDKSVDYLMENTLRRWYHVGPVLKDLVHHKRND